In the Oncorhynchus nerka isolate Pitt River linkage group LG6, Oner_Uvic_2.0, whole genome shotgun sequence genome, CTTGGTGACCATGCAGAAGATACCTCTACTCAATGACTTGGTGACCATGCAGAAGATACCTCTACTCAATGACTTGGTGACCATGCAGAAGATACCTCTACTCAATGACTTGGTGACCATGCAGAAGATACCTCTACTCAATGACTTGGTGACCATGCAGAAGATACCTCTACTCAATGACTTGGTGACCATGCAGAAGATACATCTACTCAATGACTTGGTGACCATGCAGAAGACACCTGTACTCAATGACTTGGTGACCATGCAGAAGATACCTCTACTCAATGACTTGGTGACCATGCAGAAGATACCTCTACTCAATGACTTGGTGACCATGCAGAAGACACCTGTACTCAATGCAGATCCAAAATTTGATAATAACATGATAATAACATCCTACCTGTATTAATAACAGGTGTATAATAATTATAACATCCTACCTGTATTAATAACAGGTGTATAATAATTATAACATCCTACCTGTATTAATAACAGGTGTATAATAATTATAACATCCTACCTGTAGGAAGTAGGAGCTGAGAGGATCCTCCTTGTTCAGCTCATTGTAGAACAGCCCCCCAGCAACAAAGATCTGGTTCTCTTTGGTGACAAGGGAGGCATGGTTCTTGGGGATCTGAGTGGAGAGCGAGGCGACGTAACAGTCGTTCCCTGTGGGGTCGTACGCCACCGCCCCCGTGTCACTCACCATGAACACCAGGTCTCTCAGGAACATCCCAAAACGCAGTTGATCATTCAAGATCCCCGGGAGtagagcctcctcctcctcctcctcctcctcttcctctccctccttctcctctcctcccttctgctcTGTCTTATTTTCTTCCGTCTTCTTCTTTGTTTTCTTCTGAGGCGGGAGGTCAGGCAGTTTTCCAGCACGAGCGTCTCTGACCATTTGAAGCCTCTTCTCCATTTCAGGGTTGGAGCAGATCCACTCATGCTTCTCCACCTGGTGGGACAGGGAGATGTATCAGTATCACCTGCTTCTCCACCTGGTGGGACAGGGAGATGTATCAGTATCACCTGCTTCTCCACCTGGTGGGACAGGGAGATGTATCAGTATCACCTGCTTCTCCACCTGGTGGGACAGGGAGATGTATCAGAATCACCTGCTTCTCCACCTGGTGGGACAGGGAGATGTATCAGAATCACCTGCTTCTCCACCTGGTGGGACAGGGAGATGTATCAGTATCACCTGCTTCTCCACCTGGTGGGACAGGGAGATGTATCAGTATCACCTGCTTCTCCACCTGGTGGGACAGGGAGATGTATCAGTATCACCTGCTTCTCCACCTGGTGGGACAGGGAGATTTAATACAACAATCACTTGTTTCTTCACCTGGTGGGACAGGGAGATGTATCAGTATCACCTGCTTCTCCACCTGGTGGGACAGGGAGATTTAATACAACAATCACTTGTTTCTTCACCTGGTGGGACAGGGAGGTTTAATACAACAATCACCTGCTTCTCCACCTGGTGGGACAGGGAGATTTAATACAACAATCACCTGCTTCTCCACCTGGTGGGACAGGGAGATGTATCAGTATCACCTGCTTCTCCACCTGGTGGGACAGGGAGATGTATCAGTATCACCTGCTTCTCCACCTGGTGGGACAGGGAGATGTATCAGTATCACCTGCTTCTCCACCTGGTGGGACAGGGAGATTTAACACTAGACCATACTGCTCACCATCTCAGTAAAGTAGTCCTTCTGGACCAGTCTGAGTCTGACACAGTCCATCAGTCCGGGTAGTTCCTTCAGCCTGTTCTCCACATCTTGACCGACCCACTTCTCCACGGCCTCAAAcacctcttcctctgtttctacaTTCAGTGTGTCCGCTGTCAAGATAGCTGCCAGCTCGCTGGGCCCCAGCGTCAGGAACTCATCGTCACGGGAGATGAGCTGGAAGCGTTCGCAGGCATAGTTGCGAGCGGAGACAGCGAGGCGAGGACAGTCCAGCATCAGGCCCAGTCGGAATATAGCCAGACAGTTACTGAGACTGAGTTTCTTCTGGAGGAAGGAGACACACACTGTGAAGATCGAGGGGATCTGGAACATGTTGGCTACAGAGAAGATGTCCTGGACATTCTGCTCTGTCACGTTAatggtggaggtatagaggtactTCAGAATCAGACCCATGACCCCCGGCTCTACATCCTCCAacaccacctctctcttcttctcctcttccagATCTGACAGGAACAGGGCCCTAAAGAAGGACGAGCAGGCACACAGCACCAGACGGTGGCAGGGGAACTCCTTGCCCTTGATCTTCAGGACACAGTCCACCAGCTTGTCATTCTCCAGTAGATCATAGAGTCCGTCCTGCAACAGGGTCTGCTGGTACATCCTGGGCTCCTCCGTTGGGTCGATGGACAGAGCCATGGTGCCTCGGTCCAGGGGGACAACTCCCAGTCGATAAGCAGGGAACAAGAGACCTAGGGCGTCTTGGTCCTtggtgtctgtcctgtctgtctcctgtccacACGGCAGAGCTCTGAGCTTAGGCTCTCTTCACTGCCCAGCCTGGAAAGAGGAGTTAAGGGTTGGGCCTTTGTGGTATAAGGAGGCTCGGTCTTTGTGATTTGAACCATAAGGAGTGTACTGCGGGGctgctggtctctctccctcagctgtCCCGACCCTTTAACTCCTGTTGCAACTGGTAGGCTATATATAGCCTTGTTCTCAGTGTGGGGCACTCTGTGGAATccattctggaacatgtgaaatgTAATAGACCCCTCATCACCACCCGCCGTCCCCCTCCCCGCTCGGACAGCTGACACTGCCTCATGCGAGATCAGTTCTTCCTGAGTCATGTGGGGTTTAGTTAAAGTggcttcctcctctctgctccttcccttcccccttcctcctctctactccttttcctcctccttccttctctccactccttccctttcaccttcctcctctccactccttccctttcaccttcctcctctctactccttttcctcctccttccttctctccactcCTTGCCTttcaccttcctcctctccactccttccctctcaccttcctcctctccactccttcccttcatctgtTCCACTCTTTCCCTTCCAAcaacctcctctccactccttcccttcctcctccctcctctctaccttcccttcctcctctccattccttcccttcctcct is a window encoding:
- the klhl40b gene encoding kelch-like protein 40b gives rise to the protein MALSIDPTEEPRMYQQTLLQDGLYDLLENDKLVDCVLKIKGKEFPCHRLVLCACSSFFRALFLSDLEEEKKREVVLEDVEPGVMGLILKYLYTSTINVTEQNVQDIFSVANMFQIPSIFTVCVSFLQKKLSLSNCLAIFRLGLMLDCPRLAVSARNYACERFQLISRDDEFLTLGPSELAAILTADTLNVETEEEVFEAVEKWVGQDVENRLKELPGLMDCVRLRLVQKDYFTEMVEKHEWICSNPEMEKRLQMVRDARAGKLPDLPPQKKTKKKTEENKTEQKGGEEKEGEEEEEEEEEEALLPGILNDQLRFGMFLRDLVFMVSDTGAVAYDPTGNDCYVASLSTQIPKNHASLVTKENQIFVAGGLFYNELNKEDPLSSYFLQYDPVSADWLGMPPIPSPRFLFGLAEAENSIFMVGGKELKEQESNTLDSVLVYDRQSFKWGESDPIPYPVYGHATVSHNGLIYVIGGKSDSKKVTKRMCVYYAQRFEWKELAPMTLARSLFGATIHKDKIYVAAGVTDTGLTDTMEVYDINTNKWSDFVEFPQGRSSLSLASVAGGLYAVGGFAMMPSEDKEELLPKEMNDIWRYDEGERKWVGVLREIQYASGATILGARLNTLRLTKM